The Primulina eburnea isolate SZY01 chromosome 8, ASM2296580v1, whole genome shotgun sequence genome contains a region encoding:
- the LOC140838913 gene encoding transcription factor SRM1-like isoform X2 translates to MAYTRGRGFDVEVSAWIWEEDKKFEMGLVDYPEGCPNRWEKVAAKVGTKSAAEVESHYIVLLDDVAAIEAGSIEEPAYADKDQPKCPSPVKKQIGVQRKAARPWTEDEHRLFLHGLEKYGKGDWKSISRYVVLTRNPTQVASHAQKYFERQEKEDQTKKRKSIFDNSNADNSVMISKELEFWFGSRLLTFRLDSFILGHSTEN, encoded by the exons ATGGCTTATACGAGAGGGCGCGGTTTTGATGTGGAGGTATCGGCGTGGATTTGGGAAGAAGACAAGAAATTTGAAATGGGTTTGGTTGATTATCCGGAAGGTTGCCCGAATCGATGGGAGAAAGTCGCGGCGAAGGTTGGAACAAAATCGGCGGCGGAGGTTGAAAGTCACTACATCGTGTTGTTGGATGACGTGGCGGCGATCGAGGCTGGGTCGATTGAGGAGCCAGCTTATGCAGATAAGGATCAGCCAAAATGCCCTAGCCCGGTGAAGAAGCAAATCGGGGTGCAGAGAAAAGCTGCAAGACCGTGGACTGAAGACGAACATAG GCTATTTCTACATGGATTAgagaaatatggaaagggagatTGGAAGAGCATTTCAAGATACGTCGTGCTAACAAGGAATCCGACCCAAGTCGCGAGTCATGCTCAAAAATATTTCGAACGGCAAGAAAAGGAAGATCAAACCAAGAAAAGGAAAAGTATTTTTGACAACTCTAATGCTGATAACAGTGTCATGATTTCAAAG GAACTCGAGTTTTGGTTTGGAAGCAGATTACTCACTTTCCGACTTGATTCATTCATACTTGGACATTCCACAGAGAACTGA
- the LOC140838913 gene encoding transcription factor SRM1-like isoform X1, producing MAYTRGRGFDVEVSAWIWEEDKKFEMGLVDYPEGCPNRWEKVAAKVGTKSAAEVESHYIVLLDDVAAIEAGSIEEPAYADKDQPKCPSPVKKQIGVQRKAARPWTEDEHRLFLHGLEKYGKGDWKSISRYVVLTRNPTQVASHAQKYFERQEKEDQTKKRKSIFDNSNADNSVMISKNFAVLPFKYRQCPESPLCFPRSSLLRNSSFGLEADYSLSDLIHSYLDIPQRTETAPQTHTSWIRTKNQIPF from the exons ATGGCTTATACGAGAGGGCGCGGTTTTGATGTGGAGGTATCGGCGTGGATTTGGGAAGAAGACAAGAAATTTGAAATGGGTTTGGTTGATTATCCGGAAGGTTGCCCGAATCGATGGGAGAAAGTCGCGGCGAAGGTTGGAACAAAATCGGCGGCGGAGGTTGAAAGTCACTACATCGTGTTGTTGGATGACGTGGCGGCGATCGAGGCTGGGTCGATTGAGGAGCCAGCTTATGCAGATAAGGATCAGCCAAAATGCCCTAGCCCGGTGAAGAAGCAAATCGGGGTGCAGAGAAAAGCTGCAAGACCGTGGACTGAAGACGAACATAG GCTATTTCTACATGGATTAgagaaatatggaaagggagatTGGAAGAGCATTTCAAGATACGTCGTGCTAACAAGGAATCCGACCCAAGTCGCGAGTCATGCTCAAAAATATTTCGAACGGCAAGAAAAGGAAGATCAAACCAAGAAAAGGAAAAGTATTTTTGACAACTCTAATGCTGATAACAGTGTCATGATTTCAAAG AATTTTGCAGTCCTACCCTTCAAATATCGTCAGTGCCCTGAATCTCCTCTTTGTTTTCCACGCTCTTCTCTTTTAAGGAACTCGAGTTTTGGTTTGGAAGCAGATTACTCACTTTCCGACTTGATTCATTCATACTTGGACATTCCACAGAGAACTGAAACTGCCCCACAAACACACACatcctggatcagaaccaaaaACCAGATACCCTTTTAG